In a single window of the Vicinamibacterales bacterium genome:
- a CDS encoding right-handed parallel beta-helix repeat-containing protein: MQQLRILIPAVLLALCLTAGPRLRAAATVNVDCNGGAAIGPILGAVKPGDVIVVQGACRENLLIPSEVLRITLDGQGKTTIDPPDARRPAVQVLGREVTIKGFTVTGGTFGIAINRGATGTIDRNTVRNASISGLEVSHNGFARIVNNTVERNQQEGILILGSASAHIGIIGTDDQIPSPNVVRDNGRDGIQVLRGSTARIIGNTISGNGRNGLTVQQASHADVAGNMFDGNAQHGIRVVGNSGVNLADSAMLLFTRPNTTASPNGAFGIRCDVGAYIDGPIGGLAGKVGAKDVSDKSCIDRSGR; encoded by the coding sequence ATGCAGCAGCTTCGAATCCTCATACCCGCCGTTCTCCTTGCCCTATGCCTGACCGCCGGGCCACGCCTCCGTGCTGCCGCAACGGTGAATGTCGACTGCAATGGGGGAGCCGCGATCGGACCGATCCTGGGTGCGGTGAAACCTGGTGACGTCATCGTGGTGCAGGGGGCGTGTCGTGAGAATCTGCTGATACCGTCGGAGGTTCTGCGCATCACTCTCGATGGTCAAGGAAAGACGACGATCGATCCGCCTGACGCACGCCGCCCCGCCGTTCAGGTGCTCGGCCGAGAGGTTACGATCAAGGGCTTCACGGTGACCGGCGGCACGTTTGGCATCGCGATCAACAGAGGCGCGACGGGGACCATCGACCGGAACACCGTCCGGAACGCCTCGATCAGCGGGCTCGAGGTCTCTCACAACGGTTTTGCGCGAATCGTCAACAACACCGTCGAACGAAATCAGCAAGAAGGCATTCTCATCCTGGGCAGCGCGTCGGCGCACATCGGTATCATCGGCACGGACGACCAGATTCCGAGTCCGAATGTCGTCAGGGACAACGGCAGGGACGGCATCCAGGTGCTGCGCGGCTCCACCGCCCGCATCATCGGCAACACGATCAGCGGGAACGGCCGCAACGGGCTGACCGTTCAACAAGCCTCGCATGCCGACGTGGCGGGCAACATGTTCGACGGCAACGCGCAACACGGAATTCGCGTGGTCGGCAATTCCGGAGTGAATCTCGCGGACTCCGCCATGCTCCTGTTTACGCGCCCGAACACCACGGCGAGTCCCAACGGAGCGTTCGGCATCCGGTGCGACGTGGGCGCTTATATCGATGGGCCCATTGGCGGTCTGGCGGGGAAGGTCGGCGCCAAGGACGTGTCGGACAAAAGCTGCATCGATCGCTCGGGCAGGTGA